The Pan paniscus chromosome 1, NHGRI_mPanPan1-v2.0_pri, whole genome shotgun sequence genome has a segment encoding these proteins:
- the RD3 gene encoding protein RD3, with amino-acid sequence MHICPVSAGPGAMSLISRLRWNEAPSRLSTRSPAEMVLETLMMELTGQMREAERQQRERSNAVRKVCTGVDYSWLASTPRPTYDLSPIERLQLEDVCVKIHPSYCGPAILRFRQLLAEQEPEVQEVSQLFRSVLQEVLERMKQEEEAHKLTRQWSLRPRGSLATFKTRARISPFASDIRTISEDVERDTPPPLRSWSMPEFRAPKAD; translated from the exons ATGCACATCTGTCCTGTCTCAGCAGGGCCAGGGGCTATGTCTCTCATCTCACGGCTTCGGTGGAACGAGGCCCCATCCCGGCTGTCCACCAGGAGCCCTGCTGAGATGGTGCTGGAGACACTTATGATGGAGCTGACAGGGCAGATGCGAGAGGCTGAGAGGCAGCAGCGGGAGCGCAGCAATGCAGTCAGAAAGGTCTGCACCGGTGTGGACTACAGCTGGCTGGCCAGCACACCCCGGCCCACCTATGACCTCAGCCCTATTGAGCGGCTGCAGCTGGAGGATGTCTGCGTTAAGATCCACCCATCCTATTGTGGGCCTGCTATCCTCAG GTTCCGGCAGCTGCTGGCGGAGCAGGAGCCCGAGGTGCAGGAGGTGTCCCAGCTCTTCCGCTCGGTGCTGCAGGAAGTCCTGGAGAGGATGAAGCAGGAAGAGGAGGCCCACAAGCTGACGCGCCAGTGGAGCCTGCGGCCCCGCGGCAGCCTGGCCACCTTCAAGACTCGCGCGCGCATCTCCCCCTTCGCCAGCGACATCAGGACCATCTCCGAGGACGTGGAGCGGGACACACCGCCGCCACTGCGGTCCTGGAGCATGCCCGAATTCCGGGCGCCCAAAGCCGACTGA